TTCATGAGATTTATCAGATGTGGAATACAATAAATCTAGTGTAATGTTCCTGGGCAGAGCCACTCTTCTGTTTCCTGGAGTGACAGAGGTTGATAAATTCTGAGGAGGAGTTAGCACAGCAGTCAGGAGGTATTAGGTTTCATGGCAGGGAATATTCCAAGGTAGTTTCCATCAACAAGCTTTTCCCATGGAAGTTTACGACTATTTCtccaaaactatttccccaaaaCCATCCTGACCCATATATTTCACTCATAGTGGTTTCTTACCTCGTAGTGGTTCCGAAAGTGGCAGATACGAACATGTTCATCCATGTAGGTATGGTCAAAATTCTCCCGAAGCCAGCTGACATCACACCAGTAAAAATCCCACTCACCCTCCCTATAGAAAGAGGCAGAGACACAGCCGGTAAGGCAAGCACTAAGTTCTAGGTCATCACCACACCCACCCTTCTTGACAGCCACCACCTGTCATCACCACCACAGCTTCCTTCTCTCCTTGCAGTTTTTCAGGCTAATAAAAAGCCTTGGTACACATGAttaatcaatttttttgtttattttgttctttaaaagttTAGGCTCTGAATTTTAATAGTTCCCATTATAACCAAGCCTGGTTTGGTCTGAACATACCAACGTATTAGGTATAAAAAAAACAGTTATCATATTGATTCTTGACTACCAGGAGTTCAACTGAAATCATCCAATTAGTTAGAAAAGCAGAAGCAGGACTTAGAATAGAGTCATCTACAACCaggcaactccactgaagtcagttccCACAAATTCAATGTGCGGCAGTCTTCCCCCTGAGTCAGTACTACattatttaattgtatttataAGATCCTATTTAAGGGATGACAGATCAATAGCAACAGAACTAAAACTGAAAAACTATAGTCAGCAGTTCCTAGTCTTCAAACACAACAAatcagtgaaagaaagaaaaagctagAGACAGGATAAATGATCGCAATACTAAATTAAGCAGGAATGAGAGAGACTGGCAGAGAAAAGAGACTGTATTGCACTGTAATTTTCAACCACATTTAACAACAGTGGTCAAACACAGCTTTGTCTTCCCTCATTGAAGCAGCATTGAGATCAAATGTTCTGCTGATGTGCACAGTGTCACTCAGCTTCAACAAACCAATCAACCAGCCTTCATTCTAAAAAGGGTTGACCACACTTTGTTGAAAGGATGCTGAACTCATATGACCTGGTCCACAGCAGCAATACAACAAAGTTCAGCATGAACTGACAAGGAGTTATGTTAGACACACATTTGCAAACTTGGTTGAAAATTCTAGTGGAGCCAGAGTTGAATATGACAAAAGAATAGGGAAGGCTAACCAGTTGCAAAGGGAAAGAATTTGGAGCTTACTCTTTTACTTCAATCCATCCTGGTCTCTGGCGCAGGATATCTAAGATGGTGTTTGTGAGCGCACATTTGAATCGGATGCAAGCTCTTGGTTCTctgtggggagggaaaaaaagacacCATACTCTCTATGAAGTCCAAGAGCAAGCCTGCCACAAatggagatctggattctgtgTCTTGTTCTGCCACAGGCTCCTTGTAGGACTTTAGGAAACTCACTTAATCTCTTGTGCCTCAggctccccatctgtacaataatgataataatactttcctatctcacagaagtgttgtgaagataaattcattaatatagGCAAGGCGTTTATATACTATAGTGTCGAGCATCATCGGGAAGCCtataaagaaaattaattttaaaatgaactatGTTGAGACAACCAAAATCATTTTCATGTATGCCTTAACCAGTatatgtaaatataatgtaatctCCTGAAGTGCAGAGCATCTCACTCCCCTTTTTACTTTGATAGTTCAGACCTTCTAGTTATCctctaatccaggggttctcaaccttcttctttcagagccctggtctacactaggactttaggtcgaatttagcagcgttaaatcgatgtaaacctgcacccgtccacacaatgaagccctttatttcgacttaaagggctcttaaaatcgatttccttactccacccctgacaagtggattagcgcttaaatcgacgttcctggctcgaatttggggtactgtggacacaattcgatggtattggcctccgggagctatcccagagtgctccattctgaccgctctggacagcactctcaactcagatgcactggccaggtagacaggaaaagaaccacgaatttttgaatctcatttcctgtttggccagcgtggcaagctgcaggtgaccatgcagagctcatcagcacaggtgaccatgatggagtcccagaatcgcaaaagagctccagcatggaccgaacaggaggtacgggatctgatcgctgtttggggagaggaatccgtgctatcagaactccgttccagttttcaaaatgccaaaacctttgtcaaaatctcccagggcatgaaggacagaggccataacagggaccccaagcagtgccgcgtgaaactgaaggagctgaggcaagcctaccagaaaaccagagaggcgaacagctgctctgggtcagagccccaaacatgccgcttctatgatgagctgcatgccattttagggggttcagccaccactaccccagccgtgttgtttgactccttcaatggagatggaggcaatacggaagtaggttttggggacgaagaagatgatgatgaggaggaggttgtagatagctcacagcaagcaagcggagaaaccggttttcccgacagccaggaactgtttctcaccctagacctggagccagtaccccccgaacccacccaaggctgcctcctggacccagcaggcggagaagggacctctggtgagtgtaccttttaaaatactatacatggtttaaaagcaagcatgtgaaaggattactttgccctggcatatgcggttctcctagatgtagtcctaaagcctttgcaaaaggtttctggggagggcagccttattgcgtccttcatggtaggacactttaccactccaggccagtaacacgtactcgggaatcattgtagaacaaagcattgcagtgtatgtttgctggtattcaaacaacatccgttctttatctctctgtgttatcctcaggagagtgagatataattcatggtcacctggttgaaatagagtgcttttcttcaggggacactcagaggagcccattcctgctgggctgtttgcctgtggctgaacagaaatgttcgccgctgttagccacagggaggggggaaggttgagggggtagtcacgcggtgggaggaggcaaaatgcgaccttgtaacgaaagcacatgtgctatgtatgtaatgttaacagcaaggtttaccctgaaagagtgtagccactgttttataaaatgtgtctttttaaatactgctgtccctttttttttctccaccagctgcatgtatttcaatgatcacaggatcttctccttcccagaggctagtgaagcttagaaagaaaaaaaaacgcactcgcaatgaaatgttctccgagctcatgctgtcctcccacactgacagagcacagacgaatgcgtggaggcaaataatgtcagagtgcaggaaagcacaaaatgaccgggaggagaggtggcgggctgaagagagtaagtggcgggctgaagagagtaagtggcgggctgaagacagggctgaagctcaaatgtggcggcagcgtgatgagaggaggcaggattcaatgctgaggctgctgcaggaccaaaccagtatgctccagtgtatggttgagctgcagcaaaggcagctggagcacagactgccactgctgcccctctgtaaccaaccgccctcctccccaagttccatagcctccacacccagacgcccaagaacgcggtgggggggcctccggccaaccagccactccaccacagaggattgcccaaaaaaaagaaggctgtcattcaataaattttaaagttgtaaacttttaaagtgctgtgcttaaagtgctgtgtggcattttccttccctcctccaccacccctcctgggataccttggtagtcatccccctatttgtgtgatgaatgaataaataatgcatgaatgtgaagcaacaatgactttattgcctctgcaagcggtgattgaagggagatggggcgggtggttagcttacagggaagtagagtgaaccaaggggcggggggtttcatcaaggagaaacaaacagaactttcacaccgtagcctggccagtcatgaaactggttttcaaagcttctctgatgcgtaccgcgccctcctgtgctcttctaaccgccctggtgtctggctgcacataaccagcagccaggcgatttgcctcaacctcccaccccgccataaacatctcccccttactctcacagatattgtggagcacacagcaagcagtaataacagtgggaatattggtttcgctgaggtctaagtgagtcagtaaactgcgccagcgcgcctttaaacgtccaaatgcacattctaccaccattctgcacttgctcagcctgtagttgaacagctcctgactactgtccaggctgcctgtgtacggcttcatgagccatggcattaaggggtaggctgggtccccaaggatacatataggcatttcaacatccccaacggttattttctggtctgggaataaagtcccttcctgcagcttttgaaacagaccagagttcctgaagatgcgagcatcatgcacctttcccggccatcccacgttgatgttggtgaaacgtcccttgtgatccaccagagcttgcagcattatcgaaaagtaccccttgcggtttatgtactcggcggcttggtgctccggtgccaagacagggatatgggttccgtctatggccccaccacagttagggaatcccattgcagcaaagccatccactatgacctgcacatttcccagggtcactacccttgatatcagcagatctttgattgcgtgggctacttgcatcacagcagcccccacagtagatttgcccactccaaattgattcccaactgaccagtagctgtctggcgttgcaagcttccacagggctatcgccactcgcttctcaactgtgagggctgctctcatcttggtattcatgcgcctcagggcaggggaaagcaagtcacaaagttccatgaaagtgcccttacgcatgcgaaagtttcgcagccactgggaatcgtcccagacctgcaacactatgtggtcccaccagtctgtgcttgtttcccgaacccagaatcggcgttccacagcatgaacctgccccattagcaccatgatgcatgcattggcagggcccatgctttcagagaaatctgtgtccatgtcctgatcactcacgtgaccgcgctgacgtcgcctcctcacccggtatcgctttgccaggttctggtgctgcatatactgctggataatgcgtgtggtgtttaatgtgctcctaattgccaaagtgagctgagcggcctccatgcttgccttggtatggcgtccgcacagaaaaaaggcgcggaacgattgtctgccgttgctctgacggtgggaggggcgactgacgacacggcttacagggttggcttcagggagctaaaatcaacaaagggggtgtctttacatcaaggagtatttcaggcaggacttcaaggagggttccaataagaaatggtgcacctaagttatcgttcttattggaacaaggaggttagcctggcctctgattgatacatggctagatttacctcgctgcaccttctctgtgagtgactgcagtgtgacctagaggaatgagtcccctagacaggggaggaggcaaatgagtacaaaacaaatctggtctatttcttgttttgacccactccatctatcttttacatctttggctggcagcagacggtgcagaaggactgcatgtcatccacatctcatggctgctcggcagaagatggtacaatacgactactagcaatcctcatctcttgcctgcctggcagaagatggtacagtacgactgctagcaatccgtatcgcctgcccgctcaccataagacggttcaataggactgactgcaggactaaagagaatgatctggtcaagtcactccaaatttagtccctgcgcccatgtctgcccaggcgctcccagccgacgtggccaggagcacctcggacacgacgaggacgactaccagtcgtattgcaccgtctgctgccacaaggcaaggggttgctgctactgtgcagcaaagccgtaccgcgtctgccagcacccaggagacatagggtgacggttacctgagcgggctccatgcttgccgtggtatggcgtctgcacaggtaactcaggaaaaaaggcgcgaaatgattgtctgcccttgctttcacggagggagggagggaacgggggcctgacgatatgtacccagaaccacccgcgacaatgttttagccccatcaggcattgggatctcaacccagaattccaatgggcagcggagactgcgggaactgtgggatagctacccacagtgcaacgctccggaagtcgactctagcctcggtactgtggaagcgctccgctgagttaatgcacttaatgcacttagagcattttctgtggggacacacacactcgaatatataaaaccgatttctaaaaaccgacttctataaattcgaccttattccgtagtgtagacataccctgaggcttCCCCCAACATGCTCTAAAATTTCCAGGGCCcagcagactccagaaagggcGTGGGGCTTCAGCTGCAGGGGTATGGGGGGGAGAAgatggggggctcagggcttctgccccatagGATGCTGGACTTTAgccctgtggggctgggggctcagggcttctgcccaccGGGGCGCCCAGCTTTAGCCCTGCGGAGTGGAAAGGGGGGGATTGGGGCTTTATCCccacaggactccagggttcGGGGCTCCTGGCTTTATCCCCACAGGGCGCTGGGGCTGGGATCTTCTGCCCACCGTGGCTTGGGGACCCCCTGAAATGACTCATGGACCCCCCAGAAGGcctcagacccctggttgagaactgcttcTCTAATCAATAAGATAGCCTACATATTAGATAAAATTACATTTTAGCCATACCACCTTGTATTATGATCCCATCCAACCCTGCAGATTAAGTAAAAGGTTGGTCAGTGATGCACTACTGGATGTAGGCTACCAAGGAACACCTGTGTCCTGCAAGAAATGGTCCTACTGATTCTTTCCTCTAAGTCTGTAAATAATCAATGCCCCTAATTGTGTTATGAAGTGCTATGGTGCTGGAGGTACTATTTTTCAAATATGATACAAAAACAAGGTACTGACCACCTGTAGTCATTAAAAACACCAAGAAACTTTGGGTTAATTTCAGTGTCCTGGTCAAGTTCCATCTCAAGTAATTATTTTGCATATCTAGAATTCCCCCTGCTCATTCAACTGATACTGTCTATTTCTTGTGCTAAATTGTTATGCACTGTTACCAAGCACTGTTAACTATTTGCCGTACTTCACCCCAGATGTAGCTGCATTTTAGTTGTGCATGAAATGATTCCCTACACAGTCTGAACATCAGTTTATTACATTTGGGATGCTTTGGGATGATGCAAGATCATGATTAGTTCTGGGCAGAGAAATAGATCTCATTTCAGGGGGATtctgaaattttggttttgttcccatTTGGAACAAAAccccaacattttgaaattctggagccctggctctggggtaGTCTGCTTGGAACTGCAGACCCTGGAGCCCTGAAGTCCTAGACTCTGAGATAATCCCCCTAGAGGGCTACCCCAGAGCCATGGACACTGGAAACCCATCCTTCCCAGCAGCCTGCCAAGGAGCTGGGCAGGCAAGCTGGCAAAAAAACAGGCAAGTttctgatggaaatattttgagaCATGTCTAGTTGCTGGAGGAACTTTGCCAAAATTGCACTGACTCCACAAAATATTTAAGTTatgacaaaaaatgttttgtcagaatTTTTCCAACCAACTCGAATCATTATCACAAAGATATATTAGTAAGGAATATACAAGCCCAAGGATCTATGACTGAAGTGACAATACCAATTCCTATTTGAAAAGAAGCATGACCATCAAAGGCAGGCAAAACCCTGTTTATCAGAATAGTTGTGGAGGGAACAATGATTGCACAAAGGCCACTGACCAGTTCTCGGAATGAGAAACAAATGTGAAGTAATACATAGCATATACCCACCCTCTTCATGTCCACATGCAAACATGTCATTCAATCTACGCTTCAGAAAAAGAATCACTCACCGTTCTTTCAGCTTCTGGTAGCCATAAGACCCTTTGTGGCCTGCATTCTGCAACAAGACAAGTAGAAAATAACTTATAACAATTAAATGGGGAGAATAAGGCTGGTGCAGAATAAGTTGTGGACAGCCCCTTGGAGGGCACTTTGTCCTGTGAAATTTCACCAGTATCTTTACAGTTTTCACTAGGATGCTGGCATATACAGCACTTGCCAATCAGGGCTGAACCTGACCCAAACTTtttagagcagggactgtttTCAAGCACACTGTTGGCATTTAAATAACAACCATGCCAACACTTcatgagatattttaaaaatgcatttggtGTTCTTTTGATTTGCCCTCTGGATGTCAGCCTATTAGGGTTCCCATTCTCAGGCTTTccctgcaaccacaagggctagagaCTTACCTTAGAATAAAAAGGAAAGCTGTGATTTTCCTGTAATCACTTGCCTCCAGGAGATGGGGCTTTAAGGCACACACCAACTATTACAAGCAGAGCCCTGCAAATCGGTGGAGATCTGCTTTATACCCGCGGACCATGTTTGAGGATGGCGGGTTGGATGCGGACACACATTCTGCGTCCGCGCAGGGCCCCAGTgacaatgaagtgagctggagctcacgaaagctcatgctcaaataaatgggttagtctctaaggtgccacaagtcctcctgttctttttgccagTAACACTGTCgcaaggggggggggcgggggggaccctAGATTTGTACAGGCCTGGCTGCTATTAGGGTGTCCAGGGGCCGCTTCCGGGGGGGCACAGTGCGTGTACCCAGCCCGTGGGGCGGCCTGCCCAGCTGCAGGGGGGCCGGGCCCCCCCGGGCCGCGTGACCCCGAGGGGAGGGGGGGCCGGGCCGCTCCGTCCGCGTGACcccgaggggaagggggggccggGCCCCCCCAGGCCGCGTGACCCCGAGGGGAAGGTGGGGCCGCGCGGCCCTCACCTTATTCTTCGCCATGGCGCCGCCTCCCCGCGGTTGGGGTCACCCCCGAGCCGCCGCCATCTTGCGCGTCTCGTCCCCATAGCAACCAACCTCTTCCCCCGCCCAccgcgctgggggcggggccaggtgcCGCGGCTCGTGCCCGGGcggccgggggctgcggggggggggcgccacaACCTCTGTCTGCCCTTGAGTCCGGACAAATCCCCATTGACTCCTCTGGGCGCCTTGCCTGAGGAAGAACTGCAGGGTCAcgggttctgttcctgcctctgccgTGGAGGGTCAGACCTTTGTCCAGTCAAGGGCTCTTtcggcctcagtttccccacctcacAAAGGCAGATCAcgtgtgtcgtccccccccccccgtcgccCCCCGGCACAGTGGTGTCAGGACCTGGCTTTGAAAGCCTCAGCTGCTGGGTGCGAGAGAGACCCGACGTTATTTCAACCTGCCTGCAGCCTGTTTTCAAACGCAGGCTCACCCCCGTCCACGCCCTTCCACCCTGGCCTGGGGCCGGGTGCTCGAAGCTGTACAGCAGGCAGCGTGCGAAcgggatccctgccccaaagagctgaacGCCCGAAAGGCACAGTGGGTACAGCAGGGTATAAAGTCACAAGGACCGAAGCCTGCCCCCCCCCTTACCATCCTACCGAGCACCTCACAATATGTGACGGATCCAGCTTCACAGCGTGACTTACCGCCATTATCTCTGTTGCCcagatggggaacggaggcacagggagactaagggatccccccccccatggggaacggaggcacagggagactaggggattcccccccgccccagatggggaacggaggcacagggagactaagggatcccccccccccatggggaacggaggcacagggagactaggggattcccccccgccccagatggggaacggaggcacagggagactaagggatttgcccccccccccagatggggaacggaggcacagggagactaagggatcccccccccccatggggaacggaggcacagggagactaagggatttgccccccccccagatggggaacggaggcacagggagactaagggatttgccccccccccagatggggaacggaggcacagggagactaagggattccccccccccccgatggggaacggaggcacagggagactaagggattcccccccccccgatggggaacggaggcacagggagactaggggattcccccccgccccagatggggaacggaggcacagggagactaagggatttgcccccccccccagatggggaacggaggcacagggagactaagGGATTTGCCCCCCCCcagatggggaacggaggcacagggagactaagggttttgcccaaggtcacacagggagtacCTGTGGCGAAAATCAAACCGCAATTGTCtcagtcccaggctagcacccaaCCAGATCCAAAGTCCTCCAAAGTTCAGAAATGTTTGGatcaggagttttgcctgaatgcCTCTCGCTGCTGGGCATGAGCATGTAGCAAACAGGGCAGGTGGTTACTGCTGTCAGCTGGCATGCCTTGGGGAGTGGGTTGATGGAGGTATGTCTGTAAATAAGGAGTGTACTCATGAATGCAGTATATGGTATGTTCCCAGACACCCTGACATTGATGGACAGTACCTGATTGCCACTTTCTCTCTGTGATCCCTTGACCTTGCATTCCACTCTACGCCGGCTGCATTATCACGCCTGGCAGTACAAAGCAAGAGGTTACCCCAGAGGAAGGGAAGTTTTGCCTGTGTGTGAGTGAGCAGCAAGAGCTGGAATTGCTGCCAAGCTGCAAGTTTCTCTTGAGAGGTACGGTTCTGGTCTCATAGTACTGATTGCCCCGGGGGGTACAGGCAGGAGTGGGCATCCCTTTGAGCATTCAGCTGCATGGCTTAACAGACCTTCCTTCTGGAGAGCaagggggacaaagggttttgttATTTCTCCGACACTGAGGCTTTGTTCAGATTTGCTTGGAAAGCAGCAGCACTAAGTCAGCAGACAGCATGGCCTTAGCACTCCCACATGAGTGCTGAAGGGTGGGGTTTCTCCTCTATTGTCTCTGCCCTGGGCAAGAGAACAACTGGTACAAGGCACTTTAAGAGTAGCTTCACCATCTGGGAGGGAGGCAGATCCACGGAGAAGCGCTTCTGTCATTGAACATTTCAGAGGCAGCTAAGATTTCAACTGGGGAAACGCCGGTGCCACCGCATCAAGAGACAACACCTGCGCCCCCCTTGCCGTCCACATTAATTGCTTTGCACCATGGGAAATGGCATGAACAAGGTAAAGATAAACACTCTGAGACACTAGTTTTGTGGCTCTCTGTTCCCTCTGAGACAGGCTTTTCAGAGCTTTTAGGGTGCGAGGTCTCGTTATTGGACTCCGTTTCTTGGAAAGCAAGAGCCAGGCGCCACTTCATGTTAGATTTCAGGGCACCCTCATGTATGCTTAATTTTACAGTGAAATCTACTTTAAGGGACCAGCAAAATCCAGCTTCTCTAGTAGAAGTGGGTCTTAACTACACGTTGAGCAAAGGTGGACAAGAAACCACATGGGGATTCTTTAGCAGTCATGTAAGTCAGTAGGCAAGGTCCTTAGTACAGGTCTGGCGTGTCAGTAAGGTTTCTAAGCAACTGTGCTATTACCCTAGGAAGACAGCAATAAGTAGACAGACATCAGAGCTGATCAATGGTGATCCTGGGATTCCTCCCCAGGAGATTACAGCAGTGCCACCAGAGAGGCCAGGAGGTCAGTGCATGGCCCAGGACATTACCCTGTGAAGGTGAAAGAAAAGTTCTACACCACCTTAGAGAACTAGATGAGATAAGCACATGACAAGAGATCTGTAAGGTGTGACCTTTGTACTGCACCACTCGGCTTCTCAGCATTCCCAGTAGCAGCTGCTCTAACACCACGGGCTTTGCTGTATACAATATCCAGGGCATAGCTTATCGGAGAGGGCAGCCACTGCTTCCCCTTCAGTGAAGTTTTCCCAAGTTGCAAGGAAGTGACTTTATTTGCCTGTATAAGAACCTCCATTCTTAaccctttttttaaagcagtctcCCTCTCTGCACTATCACTGCACAGCGAAGAGTTTTGTGATAATTTGGATGAAGGGTGCAATATATCAAACTATTGCATTTCACAGAGGAGTAGGACTGAATGAGACACGTTATTGTGTAATAAGGACATTCTTGGATACATAGCTACTGCAGTTTCCCCTTTAGACGTGTCCTTTCACTACAGCAATCTCTTAGCATCTAATTTCTATGATAGCTGAAAGTTAGTTTGTAAAAGGCATATTGTCTATATAAATTTGATccaaattttaaatattaaaaaaaaaaactcttctgAACAATGAGGTCAATAGAAACATTtccaaatttactttttttttaaaaagtgaaactgTAGTTTTAAGCTttcccctgcagtgtttgcaaACCAACCACTGAAGCATCAAGAACTTTAAACTGAcgataaaaaaaagtcaaatgctCAACTacgaaatggggaataactggctaggtggtcatactgctgaaaaggatctggaggttacagcggaccacaaactgaataggagtttcagagtagc
This genomic interval from Lepidochelys kempii isolate rLepKem1 chromosome 13, rLepKem1.hap2, whole genome shotgun sequence contains the following:
- the LOC140896711 gene encoding uncharacterized protein, encoding MQSSSAQVTMMESQNRKRAPAWTEQEVRDLIAVWGEESVLSELRSSFQNAKTFVKISQGMKDRGHNRDPKQCRVKLKELRQAYQKTREANSCSGSEPQTCRFYDELHAILGGSATTTPAVLFDSFNGDGGNTEVGFGDEEDDDEEEVVDSSQQASGETGFPDSQELFLTLDLEPVPPEPTQGCLLDPAGGEGTSAACISMITGSSPSQRLVKLRKKKKRTRNEMFSELMLSSHTDRAQTNAWRQIMSECRKAQNDREERWRAEESKWRAEESKWRAEDRAEAQMWRQRDERRQDSMLRLLQDQTSMLQCMVELQQRQLEHRLPLLPLCNQPPSSPSSIASTPRRPRTRWGGLRPTSHSTTEDCPKKRRLSFNKF
- the TTLL9 gene encoding probable tubulin polyglutamylase TTLL9 isoform X2, translating into MKRLPEANPVSRVVSRPSHRQSNGRQSFRAFFLCGRHTKASMEAAQLTLAIRSTLNTTRIIQQYMQHQNLAKRYRVRRRRQRGHVSDQDMDTDFSESMGPANACIMVLMGQVHAVERRFWVRETSTDWWDHIVLQVWDDSQWLRNFRMRKGTFMELCDLLSPALRRMNTKMRAALTVEKRVAIALWKLATPDSYWSVGNQFGVGKSTVGAAVMQVAHAIKDLLISRVVTLGNVQVIVDGFAAMGFPNCGGAIDGTHIPVLAPEHQAAEYINRKGYFSIMLQALVDHKGRFTNINVGWPGKVHDARIFRNSGLFQKLQEGTLFPDQKITVGDVEMPICILGDPAYPLMPWLMKPYTGSLDSSQELFNYRLSKCRMVVECAFGRLKARWRSLLTHLDLSETNIPTVITACCVLHNICESKGEMFMAGWEVEANRLAAGYVQPDTRAVRRAQEGAVRIREALKTSFMTGQATV
- the TTLL9 gene encoding probable tubulin polyglutamylase TTLL9 isoform X5; translated protein: MEAAQLTLAIRSTLNTTRIIQQYMQHQNLAKRYRVRRRRQRGHVSDQDMDTDFSESMGPANACIMVLMGQVHAVERRFWVRETSTDWWDHIVLQVWDDSQWLRNFRMRKGTFMELCDLLSPALRRMNTKMRAALTVEKRVAIALWKLATPDSYWSVGNQFGVGKSTVGAAVMQVAHAIKDLLISRVVTLGNVQVIVDGFAAMGFPNCGGAIDGTHIPVLAPEHQAAEYINRKGYFSIMLQALVDHKGRFTNINVGWPGKVHDARIFRNSGLFQKLQEGTLFPDQKITVGDVEMPICILGDPAYPLMPWLMKPYTGSLDSSQELFNYRLSKCRMVVECAFGRLKARWRSLLTHLDLSETNIPTVITACCVLHNICESKGEMFMAGWEVEANRLAAGYVQPDTRAVRRAQEGAVRIREALKTSFMTGQATV